One segment of Carya illinoinensis cultivar Pawnee chromosome 1, C.illinoinensisPawnee_v1, whole genome shotgun sequence DNA contains the following:
- the LOC122304090 gene encoding hydrophobic protein RCI2A encodes MSGATCIDIILAILLPPLGVFLRFGCKVEFWICLLLTILGYIPGIIYAVYAITK; translated from the exons ATGTCGGGCGCTACTTGTATAGACATCATCCTGGCAATCCTCTTGCCTCCTCTCGGTGTCTTCCTCAGGTTTGGTTGCAAG GTGGAGTTTTGGATCTGTTTGTTACTGACCATCCTCGGCTATATCCCTGGGATTATTTATGCTGTCTATGCCATCACCAAGTAG
- the LOC122304100 gene encoding anaphase-promoting complex subunit 11 isoform X3: MKVKLLRIFPMILWHAVASWTWDAQDETCGICRMAFDGCCPDCKLPGDDCPLIWGACNHAFHLHCILKWVNSQTSQAHCPMCRREWRFKE, translated from the exons ATGAAAGTCAAGCTCTTACGTATCTTTCCCATGATATT ATGGCATGCTGTTGCTTCTTGGACGTGGGATGCCCAGGATGAAACTTGTGGGATCTGCAGGATGGCCTTTGATGGTTGCTGTCCAGATTGCAAGCTCCCTGGGGATGATTGCCCACTAA TTTGGGGCGCATGCAACCATGCATTCCATCTTCACTGCATCTTAAAATGGGTGAATTCACAGACATCTCAAGCACATTGCCCCATGTGCCGTAGAGAATGGCGATtcaaagaatga
- the LOC122304100 gene encoding anaphase-promoting complex subunit 11 isoform X2: MVIGCDTVRGRTQGLNNTRQESREEDESQALTWHAVASWTWDAQDETCGICRMAFDGCCPDCKLPGDDCPLIWGACNHAFHLHCILKWVNSQTSQAHCPMCRREWRFKE; encoded by the exons ATGGTTATAGGTTGTGATACCGTTAGAGGTCGGACTCAAGGCTTAAATAATACACGGCAAGAGTCAA GAGAAGAGGATGAAAGTCAAGCTCTTAC ATGGCATGCTGTTGCTTCTTGGACGTGGGATGCCCAGGATGAAACTTGTGGGATCTGCAGGATGGCCTTTGATGGTTGCTGTCCAGATTGCAAGCTCCCTGGGGATGATTGCCCACTAA TTTGGGGCGCATGCAACCATGCATTCCATCTTCACTGCATCTTAAAATGGGTGAATTCACAGACATCTCAAGCACATTGCCCCATGTGCCGTAGAGAATGGCGATtcaaagaatga
- the LOC122304100 gene encoding anaphase-promoting complex subunit 11 isoform X1, translating to MVIGCDTVRGRTQGLNNTRQESREEDESQALTEHLLRSQTEWHAVASWTWDAQDETCGICRMAFDGCCPDCKLPGDDCPLIWGACNHAFHLHCILKWVNSQTSQAHCPMCRREWRFKE from the exons ATGGTTATAGGTTGTGATACCGTTAGAGGTCGGACTCAAGGCTTAAATAATACACGGCAAGAGTCAA GAGAAGAGGATGAAAGTCAAGCTCTTAC TGAACATTTGCTGCGCTCCCAAACAGA ATGGCATGCTGTTGCTTCTTGGACGTGGGATGCCCAGGATGAAACTTGTGGGATCTGCAGGATGGCCTTTGATGGTTGCTGTCCAGATTGCAAGCTCCCTGGGGATGATTGCCCACTAA TTTGGGGCGCATGCAACCATGCATTCCATCTTCACTGCATCTTAAAATGGGTGAATTCACAGACATCTCAAGCACATTGCCCCATGTGCCGTAGAGAATGGCGATtcaaagaatga
- the LOC122304145 gene encoding receptor-like protein 44 — translation MMGLLWTRFFLLLFLLPPSLSDPSDELCLSHLSQSLEDPNKSLQNWTKSTFANPCSGFTSYLQGATCNNGRIYKLSLTNLSLRGSLSPFLSNCTNLQTLDLSSNFLSGPIPSDLQNLVNLAVLNLSSNRLAGQIPPQLTLCAYLNVIDLHDNLLSGPIPQQLGLLVRLSTFDVSGNRLSGPIPTSLGNRSGNLPRFNASSFEGNKDLYGYPLPAMKNKGLSVMAIVGIGLGSGFASLVLSFTGVCIWLKVTERKMALEEGKISQLMPDY, via the coding sequence ATGATGGGTCTTCTATGGACTCGGTTTTTTctgcttctttttctcctcccgCCTTCTTTGTCCGATCCGAGTGACGAGCTCTGCCTCAGCCACCTTAGCCAGTCCTTGGAGGACCCCAACAAGTCGCTCCAGAACTGGACCAAGTCAACCTTCGCCAACCCTTGCTCTGGATTCACCTCATACCTCCAAGGCGCCACCTGCAACAATGGCCGCATCTACAAGCTCTCCCTTACCAACCTCTCTCTCCGCGGCTCCCTCTCCCCCTTCCTCTCCAACTGCACCAACCTCCAGACCCTCGACCTCTCCTCCAACTTCCTCTCCGGTCCCATCCCCTCCGACCTCCAGAATTTGGTCAATCTCGCTGTCCTCAACCTCTCCTCCAATCGCCTCGCCGGCCAGATCCCCCCCCAGCTCACATTATGCGCTTACCTCAACGTCATCGACCTCCACGACAACTTGCTCTCCGGCCCCATTCCCCAGCAGCTGGGCCTTCTCGTTCGCCTCTCCACCTTCGACGTTTCCGGAAACCGTCTCTCGGGTCCCATACCCACCTCGCTGGGCAATAGGAGTGGCAACTTGCCCAGATTCAATGCGAGCTCCTTCGAAGGGAACAAGGATCTTTACGGGTACCCTTTGCCAGCAATGAAGAACAAGGGTTTGTCAGTCATGGCCATTGTTGGGATCGGACTGGGAAGTGGGTTCGCCAGCTTGGTGCTCAGTTTCACTGGGGTGTGTATATGGCTCAAAGTTACCGAGCGCAAGATGGCTCTGGAGGAAGGCAAAATTAGCCAACTTATGCCTGATTATTGA